The genomic DNA ATAGTCTTTAAGCTCAATCATGCTGATGAGCTCAGAGTCAGAAAACACTGTGTTACCTACCACGTTAATTTGGCGAATTTCAGCCGCTAAACCTTCGGTAAACTTAAATTTAAGCTCAACACGGTTACGAGGTAAGTTGATGATTTGCGCTTCAACTTTGGCGCCGTATTTGCCCACACCGTAATAGAAATCTTGCAAGCCTTTTTCAATGCCTGACAACATGGTTCTATCAAGTGATTCGCCCGCTTTAACACCAGAACCGTCAAGACTTTCTTGTAACTGTTCGTCTTTGATATCTTTATTACCTTCAAACGAGATAATACTGATAGTAGGACGCTCTTTAACCGTGACAAAAAGTATACCGTCTTCATGACTGACACTGATGTTTTCAAAATTGGTTGAACCGTAAAGGCTCTTAATCGCTTGCTGTAATTTAACTTCATCTACCGTGTCACCTACTTTCACAGGTAAACTCAATAGTGCTGCACCGAGAGCAACTCGTTGCAGACCTTCTACTTGGATGTCGGTCACTTCAAAAGGTTGGAAAGACTCTGCCCAACCATTCCCTGAAAAAGACGCGCCGACGAATAACATCGAGGCAAAAATTTTATTAAATCTCATAGAGCACTTCTAATTATTAGTCTGTCCTTGCTCAGAGTCGGGCAAAATCGTTGAATAAGGCTACACCCATCAACATTAGCAGCAAAGCTGCGCCAAACCTGAAACCTATTTCCTGCACCTTTTCGGGTACAGGCTTACCAGTAATCACTTCTATAAAGTAATACAGCAAGTGTCCACCATCGAGCACTGGCAGAGGCATTAAGTTAATAATGCCTAAGTTAACGCTGATGAGCGCAATAAAACCTAGAAAGTACACTAAGCCGTAACTTGCACTGGCGCCTGCGCCTTGTGCAATCGAAATAGGACCACTAAGATTTTTCACCGATACATCGCCGGTAAATAATTTCCCGATCATCTTAAAGCTGACGACAACGAGTTGCCACGTTTTGTCAGCTGCAGCAATAACCGAATCTACTATGCCATACTCAAGCTCAAAGCGCATATTATCAGGCCATTGGTCTTGGGTTGGGCTAATTCCAACAATCCCGATAGTCTCACCGTCAGGATTTTGTTGTGCTTTTGGCACAACATTAACATTGATGAGTTCACCTTGACGTATCAATGTCATATTAATATTTTTGTTAGCAGAGCTTTGTACCACATCAACAAACGTATTCCAATCGCTGTATGGCGTGTCATTAATGTTGACTAATTTATCGCCAACTTTAATACCTGCTTGCTCTGCCGCACTGTTTTTACTGACTGCGGCAATGGTTGGATCGATCCCAGGGCGAAAAATACCCAAACCTAATGAGGTTATAGGAGATTCTTTTTCGGGATCAAATGCCCACTGGCGGGTATCAAGTTTTACGGTGCGAGCCGGCATATCCATGCCTGATAATTCAGATAGTGGCGCCAAGGTTAACTCAATACTGTCGTCACCAATATGACCGACTAAGGCTAAGTTAACCTCTTGCCAAGTGCGTACCTTGCGTCCTGATACTGCCATAATCTGTTGCGGCTCAACCAAGCGAATAACACTGGCAGGGCTATCTAACTTGGTACTGTCAATGACCGGTTTTATCGACGGAGTACCAATAAGGTACATGACATATAGGGCCAAAATAGCAAAAATAAAGTTAGCAATGGGGCCTGCTGACACAATCGCAATACGCTGCCACACTGTTTTACGGTTAAACGCTTGATCAAGTAGATGTTCAGGCACCTCTTCAACGCGCTCATCGAGCATTTTGACATAGCCACCGAGTGGGATCATGGCGACAACATATTCAGTGCCATCTTTACCCACTTTGCGCCAAATCGCTTTGCCAAAACCAATAGAGAAGCGCTCGACTTTAACACCACAGCGACGGGCAACCCAAAAGTGGCCATATTCGTGTGCGGTAATCAAAATACCTAAAGCGACAATAAAAGAACCTAAGCTCCAAAAAAAATCTATCATTATTCCTCTGAACTAATTAAGTGCTTTAATGGCAGACATTGCTGTCGTGCGTGTTTGTGCATCTAACTGTAAAATATCGTCAATACTGGCTAAGCGAGTTTGTTGTACCTGGTCTAAACAACGTGCGTTTATAGTTGCAATATCAGTAAAACGGATCTGACCCTTTAAGAAAGCATCAACGGCAACTTCGTTAGCAGCATTTAATACTGTGGTGGCTTCTTGCCCTTGTTCACAGGCTTGCATGGCTAAACGCAAACAGGGAAAACGACTGAAGTCAGGTTCACAAAAGCTTAATTGTCCGACTTTGAAAAAGTCTAAAGGTTCAACGCCAGCGTCAATTCTTTGCGGATAGCTCATAGAATGAGCAATGGGTGTACGCATATCGGGGTTACCCATTTGCGCAATAACAGAGCCATCTCGGTACTGCACCATTGAATGAATCACGCTTTGCGGGTGAATGACCACTTTGAGTTGTTCAGCCTGCGTGTTAAATAGCCAGCGGGCTTCGATAAACTCTAAACCTTTATTCATCATAGTGGCTGAATCAACAGAGATTTTAGGTCCCATAGACCAATTAGGGTGATTACACGCCTGAGCAGGCGTCATCGCACTCAGGGTGGTTAAATCAGTGTTTAAAAACGGCCCACCAGAACCGGTTAATAAAATATGTGAGATGCCATTGGCAGTCAGATCGCAATAGCCTAACTGGGCTTGTACATTAGTCGGTAAACATTGAAAAATCGCATTATGCTCGCTGTCGACAGGTAAAACGGTTGCTCCCGATGCTCTAGCCGTGTGCATAAATAACTCACCCGACATCACTAATGCTTCTTTGTTGGCTAACAACACCCGTTTACCCGCTTTAACGGCATCAAATGTCGGCACTAAACCAGCAGCACCAACAATGGCCGCCATAACGGTATCAGTGCGACTGTCTGTCACTAACGCGTTCAGAGCCTCAGCCCCTGTCGTCACTTGAGTAATGCAGTTTTTAGGTAATAATGCTTTCAGCTGCATAGCAGCGCTCTCGGCCACCATATGAGCATATTCAGGCTGATGGGTGATGCACAAGGCCAGCATTTTATTAACACTGGCATTGGCCACTAATCCATGGACATGAAAATCGGTAGGGTTATTTACAATCACGCTTAAAGTGCTTGCACCTATTGAGCCTGTTGCCCCTAAAATCACTATATTCTGCATTGGTATTACATCCACAGGGTGATATAGATAAAGGTAAATACTGGCAGTGCTGCGGTTAAACTGTCGATACGATCCAAAACACCACCGTGACCAGGTAAAATAGAGCCTGAATCTTTAATGTTAGCAGCACGTTTAAACATGCTTTCAGACAAATCGCCAAAAGCAGATGCCAGCGCAGTGACTAACGTGACCACAATGAGCAAGCCTAACTCTTGTTCTGGCGCGACATACATAATACCCGCAACCACAACCATAGTGGTAATTAAGCCACCCACTAAGCCCTCAAGTGTTTTAGCTGGGCTCACACTCGGCATCAATTTATGCTTACCTAACTTACGGCCAGCAAAATAAGCCCCCGTATCCGTAGCCCAAACCACTAGCATGACAAGAAACACTAATGCACCACCATAATAGGGGTGAACGTTGCTGCTTAATGATTTAAGCGCGATCAAAGAGGCAAAACACGGTATGAGTGTTAACTGGCCAAACATGGATTTCAACATTGGGCTGTCTTTCCATATTTTGGCACTTTTAGGAAAACTAAACACCAATACGCTGCTGACTATCCACCAAAATACACCGATAGTGATAATGGCAAGGTACATAGGGTGTAATTGCCCTTTAAACCACAACACATCAATGGGTACAGCTAAATTAAGCGCTATGAGTAAAAGACCGAGTGTCGCGGTAAAAGACCACTGGGTGACATTACAGCTTGGGTCAATAAAACTGCCCCACTCTTTTGCTGCAATTAAAAACACTGGCACTAACACCCAAGCAAACACATTTGCTGATAGTAAAAATATAGCCCCGAGTACAATTGGGATTAACCACAATGCTGTTATTATTCGTTGTTTTAGCAAGAAACTAATCCTCTTAAGATTTATATTGCGCGTATCTCTTCAATTTGACTCCCGGTCAAACCAAAACGGCGCTGCCGACGGGCAAAAATGGCAATGGCATTTCGAAATGCTTGCTCATCAAAGTCAGGCCATAGAGTGTCAGTAAACACAAACTCGGCATAGGCGGCCTGCCATAATACAAAATTACTAATGCGGTAGTCACCGCCAGTTCGGATCATTAAATCAACTTCGCTCTGACTTTGCATGCACAAATGTTCATTTAATGCTTCTTCAGTCATCTGACTGCTGCTGATTTCACCACTTTCAACTTTTTCGGCTAATTTTTGTGCTGCTTGCAAGATATCCCAACGTCCGCCATAGTTCGCCGCCACATTTAATATCAAACCGGTATTGGCAGCCGTTTTGTCTTGAGCCGACGCAATTTGCTTTTGCAAGCGAGGCGAAAAGCGACTGATATCACCAATAATATTGAGCTTAACTTGGTTTTTGTCGAGTAATTTTAATTCACGTTGTAACACTGTAAAAAACAGTTCCATTAGCAAACTGACTTCTTTATCTGGTCGGCGCCAATTTTCACTGGAAAATGCAAACAAGGTTAATGATTCAATACCAAGTTGACTTGCAGTACTTACCGCACGACGCACCGCTTTAACACCCGCTTTATGACCAAAAACCCGCGCTTTACCCTGCAGTTGTGCCCAGCGGCCATTGCCGTCCATAATAATCGCAACATGCTTAGGCAGAGATTGTTTTACCGCATCAGATAATTGTCCTGGCAGCAATTGCGAAGTCATTAACTCCGAATCGGCTTTAGGGTCTGATTCAAACTCAACTGTAGAAGACATCTACGACAATCCTTTATAAAAACAAACGCCGTGTAGTATACCCTTACACGGCGTGTTAACTCTAGCGTCTAAATTGACAGATTATACTTCCATCAACTCTTTTTCTTTCGTTGCTAGAATTTGATCAATATTTTTGATAGATGAATCAGTGTGCTTTTGCACTTCATCTTCACTACGACGAACATCATCTTCAGTACAGTCTTTGGCTTTTTCAAGCTTCTTGACTTCACTGATCGCATCACGACGCACGTTACGAATAGCAATACGGCCGTTTTCTGCTTCGTTACGGACCACTTTGATGAAGTCTTTACGACGTTCTTCAGTTAACGAAGGTAACGGAATACGTAGCGTTGCACCGGCAGTCATCGGGTTTAAGCCCAAATCAGAGCTCATGATTGCTTTTTCTACCGATTGAACTATCGATCTATCGAACACGTTTACAGTTAATGTACGAGAGTCTTCTACACCCACGTTAGCCACTTGATTAAGGGGTGACGTAGAGCCATAGCAAGAAACCTGAATAGAATCTAATAAACTTGGGTGTGCACGACCGGTGCGAACTTTCGCCATTTGGTTTTTAGTAGACTCAACGCATTTACTCATACGCTCACGCGCATCTAACATAATAGTATCAATCACAATAATTTCCTTTTTGTCACAAATTCATCTGTGTCTGAGCATTAGCCTAAGAATGACACATGCAATAAAACGGCTCAAACATTTAAATTATATAATGTAATATTTTTTGTGTCTGTGATTAAGCAGGTTTTTTACTGCTAATAATCGTACCTTCTTGTTCACCCATAATCACCCGGCGAAGTGCACCTGGCTTATTCATATTGAAGACAAGAATAGGCATATTATGATCACGCGCCATAGTAAATGCAGCAAGATCCATTACTTTTAATTCTGATTCAAGGACTTCCGCAAAAGTAAGCGTTTCATATTTAACCGCTTCAGGGTTTTTCATCGGGTCTGCAGAGTATACACCATCTACTTTAGTACCTTTTAGTACCACTTCAGCTTCAATCTCAATACCACGTAGACATGCTGCAGAATCCGTTGTACAAAATGGATTACCGGTACCCGCGGCAAAAATCACCACTCGACCAGACTTTAATAAACTAATTGCTTCTGTCCAGGTGTAGTCATCGCATACACCTTTGAGCGGGATAGCAGACATAAGGCGGGCATTAACATATGCACGGTGCAAGGCATCACGCATGGCTAAGCCATTCATTACGGTTGCTAACATACCCATGTGATCGCCCACTACGCGGTTCATGCCTGCTTTTGCTAAGCCTTCGCCACGAAATAGATTACCACCACCAATAACCACACCAACTTGAATTCCAAGTTCAACAAGCTCTTTCACTTCTTGTGCCATACGATCAAGTACTTTTGGGTCAATGCCGAAGCCTTCTTCACCCATTAATGCTTCACCGCTTAATTTAAGCAGAATGCGTCTAAACGCCGGTTTTGGATTGGTGCTCATAATTTTCATCCTGATCATAACAAAACCGCAGCGGTTGCTGCGGTCTTAGGGTATTTAGATAAAAGCGATTACGCTTTTTTAGTCGCTGCAATTTGTGCAGCTACTTCAGCAGCAAAATCTTCTGCTTTTTTCTCGATACCTTCACCCACTTCTAAACGAACGAAATTGGTTATTTTAGCGCCTTTCGATTTAAGAATTTCGCCAACCGTTTTCTTAGGTTCCATGATGAAAGCTTGACCAGTAAGAGATATCTCACCAGTGAACTTCTTCATACGACCGAAAACCATCTTCTCAGCGATTTCAGCAGGCTTGCCTTCATTCATCGCGATTTCGATTTGAAGCGCTTGCTCTTTTGCTACAAGTTCAGCAGGAACATCTTCAGGGTTAACGAAATCTGGCTTAGAAGCAGCAACGTGCATTGCGATGTGCTTTAGCGTTTCTTCATCAGCTTCGCCGGCTACAACAACACCAATACGATCACCGTGACGGTAAGATGCTAGGTTTGCACCTTCGATATACTCAACGCGACGAACGTTGATGTTTTCACCGATTTTAGTTACTAGCGCAACACGCGTTTCTTCAAACTGTGTTTTTAAGTCTTCGATAGTAACTTTAGATGCAGCAGCAACGTCTAACACTGAGTTAGCGAATGCTAGGAAGTTTGAATCTTTTGCAACGAAATCAGTTTGGCAGTTAACTTCTAATAGTGCAGCGAAACCGTCGCCATTCTTGATTAGAATTGTACCGTCAGCAGCGATGTTACCTGATTTTTTAGCAGCCTTCGCGGCGCCGCTTTTACGCATGTTATCAATTGCTAGTTCGATGTCACCGTCAGTTTCAGTCAGTGCATTCTTACAGTCCATCATGCCAGCGCCAGTGCGGTCACGAAGTTCTTTAACTTGGGCAGCAGTAATTGCCATTGTTAAATCCTCTAATTTAATTCGACTAATATTGCATTTATAAAACAGGGGCCGATTGGCCCCTGCTCACCAATTATCTTATTGGCAAATAAGGGGGATGGAAACCATCACGCCTTATTAAACAGCTTCTACGAAACCGTCTTGCTCTGCTTGTACCGCTAAATCTTGACCACGGCCAGCATTAGCAGCTTCAGCAACAGTAGAAGTGTACAAACGGATAGCACGCATCGCATCGTCGTTACCTGGAACGACATAGTTAACACCATCTGGTGCAGAGTTAGTATCAACAACTGCAACAACTGGGATACCTAGGTTGTTTGCTTCTTTAATAGCGATATGCTCATGGTCAGCACCGATAACGAATAATACGTCAGGTAAACCGCCCATGTTCTTGATTCCGCCTAAAGACTTTTCTAACTTGTCTAATTCGCGAGTACGCATTAGCGCTTCTTTCTTAGTTAACTTGTCGAAAGTACCGTCTACAGACTGACTTTCTAGCTCTTTAAGACGCTTGATTGACTGACGAACAGTTTTCCAGTTAGTTAGCATGCCGCCTAACCAACGGTGATCAACATAGTACTGATCACAAGAAAGTGCAGATGCTTTGATAGCTTCGCCAGCAGCGCGCTTAGTACCTACGAATAATACTTTACCTTTCTTAGAAGCAATGTTGCTAATGAAAGCTAAAGCTTCGTTGAACATTGGCACGGTATGCTCAAGGTTGATGATGTGTACACCATTACGAGCGCCGAAGATGAAAGGCTTCATCTTAGGATTCCAGTAACGAGTTTGGTGACCGAAGTGAACACCAGCTTGTAGCATGTCGCGCATTGAAACAGTAGTCATTGTATATACCTTAATGTAAGGGGTTAGACCTCCACGCATCCCATGTCTCGACTTTCTAACTTCCGTTAAGAATGAGAAAGCACCCCGAAAAATGTGTCGATACGTGTGTGATTTAGTATTTAAGTTAATTGCCATGTATAATGACCGCAATATTTTACGATTTGCCGAACAAGATGTATATCTAGCTTAAAAAAGCCGCGATTGACATCATATTAACTCGAACCGTACAACAACGATTTTACACATAACGGCGCGCTTTATACCATAAACGGCATGTAAATACAACTTTTTGCCGTAAAACCTTGGATAAAACATGCCTATTTTGACCGTCAAAGGATAGAGAGTTTTCATGAGTATTGTGATCAAAAATGCAGACGAAATAATAAAGATGCGTGCAGCGGGTAAATTAGCGGCGCAAGTATTAGAAATAGTGGCCCCACATGTTAAGGCAGGAGTGACCACAAATGAATTAAATGAGATTTGTGCTCAATATACCGAAGAACAAGGGGCTATTTCTGCGCCATTGAATTACCACGGATTTCCGAAGTCTATTTGTACCTCGGTTAACGAAGTCGTCTGCCACGGTATCCCTTGTGAATACGTCTTAAAAGATGGCGATATGATCAACCTTGATATTACTGTCATCAAAGACGGTTATCATGGTGATAGCTCAAAAATGTTTTTAATCGGCGAAGTGTCAGCAAAAGACAAACGTTTGAGTCGCATTGCCCAAGAAAGCTTGTATTTAGCCATTCGTAAAGTACGACCTGGTTTAAAATTAGGTGAAATTGGCACAACCATCGAAAAATTCATTAAGACAAGCAAAACAGGGCTTGATAAGTACTCCATCGTACAAGATTATTGTGGTCACGGTATTGGCACAGGGTTCCACGAAGAACCTCAAGTTGTTCATTATAAGAATAATGATAAAATCGTGCTAAGACCGGGTATGTGCTTTACGATCGAGCCAATGATCAATGCTGGTCGTCATACTACAGTATTGGATAAAAATGATAATTGGACGGTCACGACCTCTGATGGTAAGAATTCAGCACAGTGGGAACATACACTGTTAGTGACCCAAACCGGTGTAGAAGTGTTAACTTTGCGTGAAGAAGAAGACTTCCCACGGATCATTAACCACTAAAGACTTAAATTAGTAAGGACATCAATGAATACTGCGCTGGCCGCCAAAAACGCATTAATTGACTTAAACCAGCGCTTAGTTGAGCAATACACAGCAAAACATCCTATTGTTGATATTGTTAAACACCGTTGTCAATTTGTTGATGCTTTACTAATGCAAGCTTGGCAAGATTTCTCATTAAATAATGGTCATCTTGCCCTCGTTGCCGTTGGCGGCTATGGCCGTGGTGAGCTGCATCCACATTCAGACATTGACTTACTGTTTTTAGTTGACGATGAACAACTATCGCCAGAGATTGAAAACCAGCTGAGTCAACTTATTACTTATCTTTGGGATACTGGGCTTGAGATAGGCCACAGTGTTCGCACTATCTCGCAAACCATTGAGCAAGGCAAAGCAGACATCACCATTGCGACCAATCTGATCGAAGCCAGATTACTCACCGGCAGTGAATTCCTATTTGACGTGTTATATGACGCCGTCCGTCAACAAGACTTTTGGCCCTCTTATGACTTTTATAACGCCAAGAAAGATGAACAAACCGCGCGCCACAGTAAAGCCAGTGCCTTTGATTTAGAACCTAACATTAAAACCTGCCCTGGCGGATTACGCGATATTCAGACCATAGCATGGGTCGCGATGCGCCATTTTGATGCTGCTAAATTAGAAGATTTAGTCGAGCACGATTTTCTAGCGCCAGCCGAATTAGCTGAATTACTGGAATGCCAAAATTTTCTGTGGGAAATCCGTTTTGCACTCCACATCACCGCTAATCGTAACGAAAACCGTTTATTGTTCGATTTACAACGACAAATCGCCAGTTTATTAGGTTACGAAGATGCAACCCAATTAGCCGTCGAGCAGATGATGAAACGCTACTATCGCACGGTGCGCCGCGTGATGGAGCTTAATCAGATGCTGCTGCAATTGTTTAAGCGCGCCACATTAGGTCACACTCAAGCGTTAGAAATACAGCCCATTAGTGAGGTTTATCAACGTCGAGGTCGTTATATCGAAGTGTTGGATGACGATTTGTTTAGCTGTCATAACGAAGAAATATTACGTTTATTTCTACTGGTGGCTAAAAATTCCAATATCCAAGAAATCTATGCGCCCACGTTAAGATTATTGCGTAATACTCGTAGATCACTAACATCACCCTTACAGGAAAACCCCGCGTGTCGAAAAGTGTTTATGGAGATCCTAAAACATCCACGAGGTATTGCTGCATTTTCATTAATGCACCAACACGGTATTTTATCGTCTTACTTACCGGCTTGGCGCAAGATTGAAGGCCAGATGCAATTTGATTTATTTCATGCCTATACCGTTGATGAACACACCCATAGATTACTGCTCAATATTGACCGATTTTCACACGTTGAACAAAAAGATGAATTCCCACTGGGCGCCATCTTAATTAATCAATTACCGAAAAGAGGTTTATTGGTACTCGGGGCAATTTTTCATGATATTGCCAAAGGCCGTGGCGGCGATCACAGCAAATTAGGCTCAAAAGATGCCATCGATTTCTGTAAATTACATGGCATGAATGACCATGACGGACGTTTAGTGGCATGGTTAGTTGAAAATCACCTCGTGATGTCGATCACAGCTCAACGCAGAGATATTTCCGATCCAGAAGTGGTTGCACTGTTTGCTGAAAAAGTCCGCGACGCAGCGCATTTAAGTTATTTATATTGCCTCACTGTCGCCGACATCTGTGCCACCAATGAGAAAACGTGGAATAATTGGAAAGGATCATTGCTGCGCGATTTGTATTTTTCAACCCAAAGAGTATTAGCTCGGGGTAAAGAAAAACCAGTCGATGTTAAAGCGCGAGTTAAAGAGATCCAAGCCAAAGCTAAAAAAGAACTTATTCGTCGTGGCCTAAAAGAAAAAGACATGGATGCACTCTGGACACGTTTCAAAGCAGAATACTTTTTACGCCATCAACCGACTCAAGTGGCTTGGCACGCAGAAGCCATTTTAAAACATCATCACGACGAGCCATTAGTGTTAATGTCAAAGCATACCACTCGAGGTGGTACAGAACTCTTTGTCTACAGCAAAGATAAACCCAAACTTTTTGCCACCGTGATGACGGTTTTAGACAATAAAAATATCAATGTTCATGACGCTAACATCATGACATCAAAAGATGATTATGCACTCGACACCTTTGTGATTTTAGAACAAGATGGCGAACCGATTATCCAATTATCGCGCATTCAAAGTATCCGTAAAGCACTCGAAAAAGCCTTGGCTACTGAAAACCCAAAACTGCCGAAGTTTAGAAAATTAGCCCGGATCATGAAACCTTTTAATGTTGCCACTCATGTGAGTTTCTTACCCAGT from Shewanella psychromarinicola includes the following:
- the pyrH gene encoding UMP kinase, coding for MSTNPKPAFRRILLKLSGEALMGEEGFGIDPKVLDRMAQEVKELVELGIQVGVVIGGGNLFRGEGLAKAGMNRVVGDHMGMLATVMNGLAMRDALHRAYVNARLMSAIPLKGVCDDYTWTEAISLLKSGRVVIFAAGTGNPFCTTDSAACLRGIEIEAEVVLKGTKVDGVYSADPMKNPEAVKYETLTFAEVLESELKVMDLAAFTMARDHNMPILVFNMNKPGALRRVIMGEQEGTIISSKKPA
- a CDS encoding phosphatidate cytidylyltransferase, with the translated sequence MLKQRIITALWLIPIVLGAIFLLSANVFAWVLVPVFLIAAKEWGSFIDPSCNVTQWSFTATLGLLLIALNLAVPIDVLWFKGQLHPMYLAIITIGVFWWIVSSVLVFSFPKSAKIWKDSPMLKSMFGQLTLIPCFASLIALKSLSSNVHPYYGGALVFLVMLVVWATDTGAYFAGRKLGKHKLMPSVSPAKTLEGLVGGLITTMVVVAGIMYVAPEQELGLLIVVTLVTALASAFGDLSESMFKRAANIKDSGSILPGHGGVLDRIDSLTAALPVFTFIYITLWM
- the rseP gene encoding sigma E protease regulator RseP; translation: MIDFFWSLGSFIVALGILITAHEYGHFWVARRCGVKVERFSIGFGKAIWRKVGKDGTEYVVAMIPLGGYVKMLDERVEEVPEHLLDQAFNRKTVWQRIAIVSAGPIANFIFAILALYVMYLIGTPSIKPVIDSTKLDSPASVIRLVEPQQIMAVSGRKVRTWQEVNLALVGHIGDDSIELTLAPLSELSGMDMPARTVKLDTRQWAFDPEKESPITSLGLGIFRPGIDPTIAAVSKNSAAEQAGIKVGDKLVNINDTPYSDWNTFVDVVQSSANKNINMTLIRQGELINVNVVPKAQQNPDGETIGIVGISPTQDQWPDNMRFELEYGIVDSVIAAADKTWQLVVVSFKMIGKLFTGDVSVKNLSGPISIAQGAGASASYGLVYFLGFIALISVNLGIINLMPLPVLDGGHLLYYFIEVITGKPVPEKVQEIGFRFGAALLLMLMGVALFNDFARL
- the map gene encoding type I methionyl aminopeptidase, which translates into the protein MSIVIKNADEIIKMRAAGKLAAQVLEIVAPHVKAGVTTNELNEICAQYTEEQGAISAPLNYHGFPKSICTSVNEVVCHGIPCEYVLKDGDMINLDITVIKDGYHGDSSKMFLIGEVSAKDKRLSRIAQESLYLAIRKVRPGLKLGEIGTTIEKFIKTSKTGLDKYSIVQDYCGHGIGTGFHEEPQVVHYKNNDKIVLRPGMCFTIEPMINAGRHTTVLDKNDNWTVTTSDGKNSAQWEHTLLVTQTGVEVLTLREEEDFPRIINH
- the uppS gene encoding polyprenyl diphosphate synthase, with amino-acid sequence MSSTVEFESDPKADSELMTSQLLPGQLSDAVKQSLPKHVAIIMDGNGRWAQLQGKARVFGHKAGVKAVRRAVSTASQLGIESLTLFAFSSENWRRPDKEVSLLMELFFTVLQRELKLLDKNQVKLNIIGDISRFSPRLQKQIASAQDKTAANTGLILNVAANYGGRWDILQAAQKLAEKVESGEISSSQMTEEALNEHLCMQSQSEVDLMIRTGGDYRISNFVLWQAAYAEFVFTDTLWPDFDEQAFRNAIAIFARRQRRFGLTGSQIEEIRAI
- the ispC gene encoding 1-deoxy-D-xylulose-5-phosphate reductoisomerase gives rise to the protein MQNIVILGATGSIGASTLSVIVNNPTDFHVHGLVANASVNKMLALCITHQPEYAHMVAESAAMQLKALLPKNCITQVTTGAEALNALVTDSRTDTVMAAIVGAAGLVPTFDAVKAGKRVLLANKEALVMSGELFMHTARASGATVLPVDSEHNAIFQCLPTNVQAQLGYCDLTANGISHILLTGSGGPFLNTDLTTLSAMTPAQACNHPNWSMGPKISVDSATMMNKGLEFIEARWLFNTQAEQLKVVIHPQSVIHSMVQYRDGSVIAQMGNPDMRTPIAHSMSYPQRIDAGVEPLDFFKVGQLSFCEPDFSRFPCLRLAMQACEQGQEATTVLNAANEVAVDAFLKGQIRFTDIATINARCLDQVQQTRLASIDDILQLDAQTRTTAMSAIKALN
- the frr gene encoding ribosome recycling factor: MLDARERMSKCVESTKNQMAKVRTGRAHPSLLDSIQVSCYGSTSPLNQVANVGVEDSRTLTVNVFDRSIVQSVEKAIMSSDLGLNPMTAGATLRIPLPSLTEERRKDFIKVVRNEAENGRIAIRNVRRDAISEVKKLEKAKDCTEDDVRRSEDEVQKHTDSSIKNIDQILATKEKELMEV
- the tsf gene encoding translation elongation factor Ts, coding for MAITAAQVKELRDRTGAGMMDCKNALTETDGDIELAIDNMRKSGAAKAAKKSGNIAADGTILIKNGDGFAALLEVNCQTDFVAKDSNFLAFANSVLDVAAASKVTIEDLKTQFEETRVALVTKIGENINVRRVEYIEGANLASYRHGDRIGVVVAGEADEETLKHIAMHVAASKPDFVNPEDVPAELVAKEQALQIEIAMNEGKPAEIAEKMVFGRMKKFTGEISLTGQAFIMEPKKTVGEILKSKGAKITNFVRLEVGEGIEKKAEDFAAEVAAQIAATKKA
- the glnD gene encoding bifunctional uridylyltransferase/uridylyl-removing protein GlnD; its protein translation is MNTALAAKNALIDLNQRLVEQYTAKHPIVDIVKHRCQFVDALLMQAWQDFSLNNGHLALVAVGGYGRGELHPHSDIDLLFLVDDEQLSPEIENQLSQLITYLWDTGLEIGHSVRTISQTIEQGKADITIATNLIEARLLTGSEFLFDVLYDAVRQQDFWPSYDFYNAKKDEQTARHSKASAFDLEPNIKTCPGGLRDIQTIAWVAMRHFDAAKLEDLVEHDFLAPAELAELLECQNFLWEIRFALHITANRNENRLLFDLQRQIASLLGYEDATQLAVEQMMKRYYRTVRRVMELNQMLLQLFKRATLGHTQALEIQPISEVYQRRGRYIEVLDDDLFSCHNEEILRLFLLVAKNSNIQEIYAPTLRLLRNTRRSLTSPLQENPACRKVFMEILKHPRGIAAFSLMHQHGILSSYLPAWRKIEGQMQFDLFHAYTVDEHTHRLLLNIDRFSHVEQKDEFPLGAILINQLPKRGLLVLGAIFHDIAKGRGGDHSKLGSKDAIDFCKLHGMNDHDGRLVAWLVENHLVMSITAQRRDISDPEVVALFAEKVRDAAHLSYLYCLTVADICATNEKTWNNWKGSLLRDLYFSTQRVLARGKEKPVDVKARVKEIQAKAKKELIRRGLKEKDMDALWTRFKAEYFLRHQPTQVAWHAEAILKHHHDEPLVLMSKHTTRGGTELFVYSKDKPKLFATVMTVLDNKNINVHDANIMTSKDDYALDTFVILEQDGEPIIQLSRIQSIRKALEKALATENPKLPKFRKLARIMKPFNVATHVSFLPSARHGTSMMELITLDTPGLLAKVGDILYRCNVTLLAAKITTIGERAEDFFILQNQSASALDEQQQQQLSAALTLALKSSN
- the rpsB gene encoding 30S ribosomal protein S2; protein product: MTTVSMRDMLQAGVHFGHQTRYWNPKMKPFIFGARNGVHIINLEHTVPMFNEALAFISNIASKKGKVLFVGTKRAAGEAIKASALSCDQYYVDHRWLGGMLTNWKTVRQSIKRLKELESQSVDGTFDKLTKKEALMRTRELDKLEKSLGGIKNMGGLPDVLFVIGADHEHIAIKEANNLGIPVVAVVDTNSAPDGVNYVVPGNDDAMRAIRLYTSTVAEAANAGRGQDLAVQAEQDGFVEAV